One part of the Rhodococcus oxybenzonivorans genome encodes these proteins:
- a CDS encoding NAD(P)-binding domain-containing protein: MDKTTSHDVTVLGCGLMGSALARALAGGGKTVAVWNRTHHRAAALTDNAIAPMREIGDAIAAAPLVLACFATYDAALAALEPVPDLTGTTLVNVGTGAPSEVESFGLWAGERGAEYLDGSILGYPAEIGTEGAAILYSGSETAWAEHGESLTLLTPVSVWVSRDVKIASVLNVGLVGMFLVPAVSAYVEASTYMLGQGVDQPLLDALTPAAFASVQSETARVVTAIASGDFTTDQATIATYAQGLDGAIDVMKETGLNPRVFAATIENLTAAVDAGLGDLGFAAQTRIIATG, from the coding sequence ATGGACAAGACCACCTCGCATGACGTCACAGTGCTCGGCTGTGGCCTGATGGGGTCGGCGCTCGCACGGGCACTCGCCGGCGGTGGCAAGACCGTCGCCGTCTGGAACCGCACGCACCACCGGGCAGCCGCACTGACCGACAACGCGATTGCGCCCATGCGGGAAATTGGCGACGCCATCGCTGCCGCGCCGCTTGTCCTGGCGTGCTTCGCCACCTACGACGCCGCCCTCGCGGCCCTCGAGCCCGTGCCGGATTTGACCGGCACCACGCTCGTCAATGTGGGCACCGGCGCTCCCTCGGAAGTCGAATCCTTCGGGCTCTGGGCCGGCGAACGCGGTGCCGAGTACTTGGACGGGTCGATCCTCGGGTATCCCGCAGAGATCGGCACCGAGGGGGCGGCGATCCTCTATTCCGGATCCGAAACTGCCTGGGCCGAGCACGGCGAGAGCCTGACCTTGCTGACCCCGGTGTCCGTCTGGGTGTCCCGAGACGTCAAGATCGCAAGCGTTCTGAACGTAGGACTTGTCGGTATGTTCCTGGTCCCGGCGGTCAGCGCCTATGTGGAGGCATCGACCTACATGCTCGGGCAGGGAGTTGATCAGCCCCTCCTCGACGCCTTGACGCCTGCCGCCTTCGCGTCCGTCCAGAGTGAGACGGCGAGGGTCGTAACTGCCATTGCCAGCGGCGATTTCACCACAGATCAAGCAACCATCGCCACCTACGCCCAGGGCCTGGACGGGGCCATCGACGTCATGAAGGAAACCGGGCTGAACCCCCGGGTGTTCGCCGCCACGATCGAGAATCTGACCGCGGCTGTCGATGCCGGACTAGGTGACCTCGGCTTCGCAGCCCAGACGAGAATCATCGCCACCGGGTGA
- a CDS encoding TetR/AcrR family transcriptional regulator: MTVNQVGRPSKAKERIPEILEATFAVVVREGLAGVTFSKVAEAAGLQRTLVLHYFGSRDELIGAFIDHVVGAMGTAIVHRNDDLPLPQRVAAAYAPGAYRTRDDMVVWAELVALSARDQAVRERLHKLWTGRWLPDLEAVLADRHPAASADDVSATAYALACLFEAHWALDIQGVVDEHRQQHIERAAEIILGSLEVRGGSDSDPQR; encoded by the coding sequence ATGACAGTAAATCAAGTTGGGCGTCCCAGCAAGGCCAAAGAGCGGATTCCCGAAATACTCGAAGCCACGTTCGCTGTCGTCGTGCGCGAGGGCCTGGCCGGTGTCACCTTTTCGAAGGTCGCCGAAGCGGCAGGGCTGCAGCGCACGTTGGTCCTGCACTACTTCGGGTCTCGCGACGAGTTGATCGGCGCATTCATCGACCACGTCGTCGGTGCGATGGGCACCGCGATCGTGCATCGCAATGACGATCTGCCGCTGCCGCAGCGCGTGGCGGCGGCCTACGCTCCCGGCGCGTACCGCACCCGCGACGACATGGTGGTATGGGCCGAGCTGGTGGCGCTGAGCGCTCGTGACCAGGCGGTGCGCGAGCGGCTGCACAAGCTGTGGACCGGGCGATGGCTGCCCGATCTGGAGGCTGTCCTAGCCGACCGCCATCCCGCCGCGTCCGCCGACGATGTCTCGGCCACGGCCTACGCGCTGGCGTGCCTGTTCGAAGCGCACTGGGCGCTGGACATCCAGGGTGTCGTCGACGAGCACAGACAGCAGCACATCGAACGCGCGGCCGAAATCATCCTCGGCAGTCTCGAGGTGCGCGGCGGATCCGATTCCGACCCTCAGCGGTGA
- a CDS encoding acyl-CoA dehydrogenase: MGHYKSNVRDLEFNLFEVYGLDAVLDSGAFGDLDGDTVRMMLAEAARLAEGPVAEPYADTDRNPPIFDTESHSVRIPESFKRAVRAWQDAQWWRIAKSEVVGGVPAPSMLNWAISEQVLGAQPAAYMYLSGSLMANVLVDIGTEQQRRWAAQAVERNWGATMVLTEPDAGSDVGAGRTTAIEQADGSWHLEGVKRFITSADSDDLFENIMHLVLARPRGAVSGTKGLSLFIVPKFHFDHDTCEPGERNGVFVTNVEHKMGLKASATCELTFGGHGIPAVGYLVGDVHSGIAQMFKIIEEARMMVGTKAIATLSTGYLNALDYAKTRVQGSDAARASDKTAQKVSIIHHADVRRSLMMQKAYAEGLRSIYLYTAGHQDPVVARHISGADADVAARVNDLLLPIVKGVGSERAYQYLTESLQTFGGSGFLQDYPVEQYIRDAKIDSLYEGTTAIQAQDFFFRKIARDNGVALTHLLGQVRVTAQSDADGGRLKNEKILLSQALEDVQETIGRLTTHLLNAVKEPRELYYIGLNAVRFLLLMGDLLVAWRLIVAAETALTAIDAGSETAFYTGKLAVASFFANSVLPHVTAELAVVSATDLTVMTLDEAGF; the protein is encoded by the coding sequence ATGGGCCATTACAAGAGCAACGTCCGCGATCTCGAGTTCAACCTGTTCGAGGTCTACGGCCTGGACGCCGTGCTCGATTCCGGGGCGTTCGGCGACCTGGACGGCGACACCGTGCGGATGATGCTGGCCGAGGCCGCGCGGCTCGCCGAGGGTCCGGTAGCGGAGCCGTATGCCGACACCGATCGCAACCCGCCGATCTTCGACACGGAATCGCACTCGGTACGAATCCCGGAGTCTTTCAAGCGAGCGGTGCGGGCGTGGCAGGACGCGCAGTGGTGGCGGATCGCCAAGAGCGAGGTGGTCGGCGGGGTGCCCGCACCGTCGATGCTGAACTGGGCGATCAGCGAACAGGTTCTCGGTGCGCAACCGGCCGCCTACATGTATCTGAGCGGCTCGTTGATGGCGAATGTCCTCGTCGACATCGGCACCGAACAGCAGCGACGATGGGCTGCGCAGGCGGTCGAGCGCAACTGGGGCGCGACCATGGTCCTGACCGAGCCGGACGCCGGTTCCGACGTCGGGGCCGGCCGCACCACGGCGATCGAACAGGCCGACGGCTCCTGGCATCTCGAAGGCGTCAAGCGCTTCATCACCTCCGCCGACTCCGACGACCTTTTCGAGAACATCATGCATCTGGTGCTGGCCCGCCCTCGCGGTGCCGTCTCCGGCACCAAGGGGCTGAGCCTGTTCATCGTCCCCAAATTCCACTTCGACCACGACACCTGTGAACCCGGCGAACGCAACGGCGTCTTCGTCACCAACGTCGAGCACAAAATGGGGCTGAAGGCCTCGGCCACCTGCGAACTGACCTTCGGCGGGCACGGCATCCCCGCCGTCGGGTACCTGGTCGGTGACGTCCACAGCGGCATCGCCCAGATGTTCAAGATCATCGAAGAGGCCCGGATGATGGTCGGCACCAAGGCCATCGCGACACTGTCCACCGGCTATCTCAACGCACTCGACTACGCGAAGACCAGAGTCCAGGGCAGCGATGCGGCCCGAGCCTCGGACAAGACGGCACAGAAGGTGAGCATCATCCACCACGCCGATGTGCGCCGTTCGCTGATGATGCAAAAGGCATACGCCGAAGGGCTGCGATCGATCTATCTTTACACCGCCGGTCACCAGGATCCCGTCGTCGCCCGGCACATCTCCGGCGCCGACGCCGATGTCGCCGCCCGCGTCAACGACCTGCTGTTGCCCATCGTCAAAGGCGTCGGCTCCGAACGCGCCTACCAGTACCTCACCGAATCCCTGCAAACCTTCGGTGGTTCCGGCTTCCTGCAGGACTATCCCGTCGAGCAGTACATCCGTGACGCCAAGATCGACTCACTCTACGAGGGCACCACCGCGATCCAGGCGCAGGACTTCTTCTTCCGCAAGATCGCCCGCGACAACGGCGTGGCCCTGACGCACCTGCTCGGGCAAGTCCGCGTCACCGCCCAGTCCGATGCCGACGGGGGGCGGCTGAAGAACGAGAAGATATTGCTCTCCCAGGCACTCGAGGATGTGCAGGAGACTATCGGCAGGCTCACCACCCATCTTCTGAACGCTGTGAAAGAGCCGCGGGAGCTGTACTACATCGGCCTGAACGCCGTTCGGTTCCTGCTCCTCATGGGCGACCTGCTGGTGGCATGGCGCCTCATCGTCGCCGCCGAAACTGCGCTCACCGCAATTGATGCCGGAAGCGAGACAGCGTTTTACACCGGCAAGCTCGCAGTGGCCTCGTTCTTCGCCAACTCCGTGCTGCCTCATGTCACCGCCGAACTGGCAGTGGTCTCCGCCACGGATCTGACCGTCATGACCCTCGACGAGGCCGGATTCTGA
- a CDS encoding MFS transporter, translating to MDLLDTADTTVRKRKSADIPARLDRLPVMAPHIVWISILALNLALEYYDNALFAYTMPAIADSTGLSLGQLGTVSSAFFVGMVAGAFAGGWLSDRFGRRQVLVWSTLLYSLGALATAFAPNFEAMILARFVTGVGVQAATSVLLVYVAEMFPSKTRGRFVSILTMGFVVVAPLVALLALVTIPGGGPDTWRHLFIIGSVGLLIAPLVRLVLPESVRWHISRGQFDKAEQIVERLEARALRRGPLSDLPVVTGTDTEQQSLRQVLGNRRVLRVITVVSLGYFGATLGYYLFGNWALYAIVNGLGYSETHAYKVQLIWNVVYCVTPLIALVVMDKVERKTLILITSLVSALPFVLLGVSTSSPVVMSAGGAVAITTGLVLTVFYAYIPEAIPTGARGLGSGIIIGVGRFGGAVSGVLGAALYGGWGLGGVMITAAACYIAFSLIVVMFGPRTTNRSLEGVAAEELSTNT from the coding sequence ATGGATCTGTTGGATACCGCGGACACCACTGTCCGAAAGAGGAAGTCGGCGGACATCCCTGCCCGGCTCGACCGCCTCCCGGTCATGGCGCCGCACATCGTCTGGATTTCGATCCTGGCCCTCAATCTGGCGCTGGAGTACTACGACAACGCACTGTTCGCCTACACGATGCCGGCAATCGCGGACAGCACCGGCCTGAGCCTGGGACAGCTCGGAACGGTCAGCAGCGCCTTCTTCGTCGGGATGGTTGCGGGCGCATTCGCCGGCGGGTGGCTGTCCGATCGGTTCGGTCGGCGGCAGGTCCTCGTGTGGTCGACGCTCCTCTACTCACTGGGGGCGCTCGCCACCGCATTCGCACCGAACTTCGAGGCAATGATTCTCGCCCGCTTCGTCACCGGCGTCGGCGTGCAGGCAGCGACATCGGTCCTGCTGGTGTACGTCGCCGAAATGTTCCCGAGCAAGACCCGCGGCCGGTTCGTATCGATTCTCACCATGGGATTCGTGGTCGTCGCCCCGCTCGTCGCGCTGCTCGCCCTGGTCACGATCCCGGGCGGCGGGCCCGACACGTGGCGGCACCTGTTCATCATCGGCAGTGTCGGATTGCTGATCGCACCCCTGGTCCGACTGGTCCTGCCGGAATCGGTCCGCTGGCACATCTCCCGCGGCCAGTTCGACAAAGCTGAACAGATCGTCGAAAGGCTCGAGGCCCGTGCGCTGCGCCGCGGACCCCTCAGCGACCTGCCGGTGGTCACCGGCACCGACACCGAGCAGCAGTCGCTCCGCCAGGTCCTCGGGAACCGGAGGGTGCTGCGCGTCATCACCGTCGTATCCCTGGGCTATTTCGGTGCCACCCTGGGCTACTACCTGTTCGGCAACTGGGCTCTGTACGCAATCGTCAACGGCCTCGGCTACTCCGAAACCCACGCATACAAGGTCCAGCTGATCTGGAACGTCGTCTACTGCGTCACCCCCCTCATTGCCCTAGTGGTCATGGACAAAGTGGAACGCAAGACCCTCATCCTCATCACGTCCCTCGTCAGTGCGCTTCCGTTCGTGTTGCTGGGCGTCTCGACCAGCAGCCCGGTCGTGATGTCGGCGGGCGGCGCCGTCGCCATCACGACTGGGCTCGTGCTCACCGTGTTCTACGCCTACATCCCGGAAGCGATCCCCACCGGGGCCCGCGGCCTGGGCAGCGGGATCATCATCGGCGTCGGACGGTTCGGTGGCGCCGTCTCGGGCGTTCTGGGTGCAGCACTCTACGGCGGGTGGGGCCTCGGCGGTGTGATGATCACCGCCGCGGCCTGCTACATCGCATTCTCCCTCATCGTCGTCATGTTCGGACCTCGGACCACCAACCGTTCACTCGAAGGTGTTGCAGCGGAGGAGCTCAGCACGAACACGTAG
- a CDS encoding AMP-binding protein: MPNLLDPIARHAAVSPTGIALRTATAPWTYAGLRDASLRYAGALRDAGVGAGDRILLAAPSVPEFVVAYMGIQALGAVAVTVNTMCTTEEIAYYLTDSGARLAIGWHGLGPAVAEAAAEVGVPVWHLESGAPTDAAPIHGAVARTSDDTAAILYTSGTTGRPKGAQLTVGNLLSAGEIAATICRSTRADRTGTGLPLFHVFGQASVMMASFTGGGSLSLLSPFTPDGMLDMLRRDNLTILVGVPTMWNAMLHVAGDAETDFSHLRVAVSGGASLPGEIARVFESRFDCSILEGYGLTETTALGAFNDVDRGGKIGSVGAAVPRLEVGVRDSIGHPCPDGVVGEVFIRGDTVMKGYWNRPDATAAVLDPGGWFRTGDLGEFDADHDLRIVDRLKDLIIRGGYNVYPGEVEEVLYQHPDIVEAAVIGVPDDHYGEEVAAVVVRQPDSDLTEEQVTSWCRNSLSAYKIPRIVRFVDQLPKGSTGKILKRDIDCTGLQKTST, encoded by the coding sequence ATGCCCAACCTGCTCGACCCCATTGCCCGTCACGCGGCCGTATCACCCACCGGCATCGCACTGCGCACCGCGACCGCACCCTGGACATATGCGGGCCTGCGCGACGCCAGCCTGCGGTACGCGGGGGCCCTGCGCGACGCCGGTGTCGGTGCCGGTGATCGGATCCTCCTCGCTGCGCCGTCCGTTCCCGAGTTCGTCGTGGCCTACATGGGGATCCAAGCGCTCGGCGCAGTCGCGGTCACCGTCAACACTATGTGCACTACCGAGGAGATCGCGTATTACCTCACGGATTCGGGTGCGCGCCTGGCCATCGGTTGGCACGGTCTCGGCCCGGCGGTCGCCGAGGCCGCCGCTGAAGTCGGAGTTCCGGTCTGGCATCTGGAATCGGGTGCGCCCACCGATGCCGCCCCCATCCATGGCGCCGTCGCCCGCACGAGCGACGACACGGCCGCGATCCTCTACACCTCCGGCACCACCGGAAGGCCGAAGGGCGCCCAGCTCACCGTGGGGAACCTATTGTCCGCGGGTGAAATCGCCGCCACTATCTGCCGGAGCACCAGGGCCGATCGCACCGGTACCGGACTGCCGCTGTTCCACGTGTTCGGTCAGGCATCGGTGATGATGGCCAGCTTCACCGGCGGCGGCTCCCTGTCCCTGCTCAGCCCGTTCACCCCGGACGGCATGCTCGACATGCTTCGGCGTGACAACCTCACCATCCTGGTCGGGGTGCCGACGATGTGGAACGCGATGTTGCACGTCGCCGGCGACGCCGAGACGGACTTCTCACACCTGCGGGTCGCGGTGTCCGGGGGCGCGTCACTGCCCGGCGAGATCGCCCGGGTCTTCGAATCCCGTTTCGATTGCAGCATCCTCGAGGGATACGGCCTGACCGAGACCACCGCGCTCGGTGCGTTCAACGATGTGGACCGCGGCGGCAAGATTGGTTCCGTTGGCGCCGCGGTGCCACGCCTTGAAGTCGGGGTCCGCGATTCAATCGGACATCCCTGCCCGGACGGGGTGGTGGGCGAAGTGTTCATCAGGGGCGACACGGTGATGAAGGGATACTGGAACCGTCCTGACGCCACCGCCGCGGTCCTCGACCCTGGTGGCTGGTTCCGCACCGGCGACCTCGGTGAGTTCGACGCCGACCACGACCTGCGCATCGTGGACCGGCTCAAGGACCTGATCATCCGGGGCGGTTACAACGTCTACCCCGGTGAGGTCGAGGAGGTCCTCTACCAGCACCCCGACATCGTCGAGGCCGCGGTCATCGGAGTGCCCGACGACCACTACGGCGAGGAGGTCGCCGCAGTGGTCGTCCGTCAGCCCGACTCGGACCTCACCGAAGAACAGGTCACCTCCTGGTGCCGGAACAGTCTGTCCGCGTACAAGATTCCTCGAATCGTCCGTTTCGTGGACCAGCTTCCGAAAGGTTCGACCGGAAAGATCCTCAAGCGCGACATCGACTGCACCGGCCTGCAGAAGACGTCCACCTAG
- a CDS encoding acyl-CoA thioesterase, whose amino-acid sequence MRYKPEGAVEVELRWTDIDAYRHVSHMALVTIVDQGRGRWLDSLGELPDDWSYVVARLELDFRSPAVLDDRKLLCSFAVDHVGTSSIRLHEQVTTPTGTVVLEAVSVIVAWNTDLSRSRALTEEEKSLLSSTPDHWRG is encoded by the coding sequence ATGAGATACAAGCCGGAAGGTGCGGTGGAGGTCGAGCTTCGGTGGACGGACATCGACGCGTATCGACATGTCTCGCACATGGCGCTCGTCACGATCGTCGACCAGGGCCGTGGTCGCTGGCTCGACAGCTTGGGGGAATTGCCGGATGACTGGTCCTACGTCGTCGCCCGCCTGGAGTTGGATTTCCGCTCGCCTGCCGTCCTCGATGACCGAAAGTTGCTCTGCTCGTTCGCGGTCGACCACGTCGGAACGTCCAGCATTCGGCTTCATGAACAGGTCACCACTCCCACCGGAACCGTGGTGCTGGAGGCGGTGAGCGTGATCGTCGCGTGGAACACGGATCTCTCTCGGAGCCGGGCGCTGACCGAGGAGGAGAAATCGCTCCTCAGCTCAACCCCCGATCACTGGCGCGGATGA
- a CDS encoding helix-turn-helix domain-containing protein, whose translation MWRYSATVDSLWPRPSRRVAELMRDIAERLLASTSAAVDAVLAAAHEGAEYRALVEDPQLAAADRHMSKAHFRHWLSATLQNPGARVAPCVDPEVLQFARDLVRRGLDMHDLGSWRGAQHVVWDLWVDACFAATADVEELRDLVKVSERSMVTFIDDSIAALDEYVEQERADLARGANAERHSTVQLLLEGAPIGRALAESRLGYALTGSHVAAIIWSGSTDEAAGLDAVAEAVMRICAAPRRFTLNASATALWVWVPADTVPPAETAEDTLAAYPGIHVAFGRCGRDLDGFRRSHLDAAAAQRLLTRIGSARPVVRYEDVALVSVLTADMAQADQFVTDTLGDLATADPVLRQTVLTYVRERFNGSAAAERMFTHRNTIERRLARADQLLPVPLADNAASVVAALMLVQLRD comes from the coding sequence ATGTGGCGCTACAGTGCGACAGTGGACTCACTATGGCCGCGACCGAGCCGACGCGTCGCCGAGCTGATGCGCGACATCGCCGAGCGCCTGCTGGCCTCGACGAGCGCCGCAGTCGACGCGGTGCTGGCCGCTGCCCACGAGGGCGCCGAGTACCGCGCGCTGGTGGAGGACCCGCAGCTCGCGGCGGCCGACCGTCATATGAGCAAGGCTCACTTCAGGCACTGGCTGTCGGCCACCCTGCAGAATCCCGGGGCGCGAGTCGCGCCGTGCGTCGACCCGGAGGTCCTGCAGTTCGCGCGCGACCTGGTGCGACGCGGCCTGGACATGCACGACCTCGGTTCGTGGCGGGGTGCCCAGCACGTTGTGTGGGACCTGTGGGTCGACGCCTGCTTCGCGGCGACCGCCGATGTCGAGGAGCTCCGCGACCTGGTGAAGGTGTCCGAGCGGTCGATGGTGACCTTCATCGACGATTCGATCGCGGCGCTCGACGAGTACGTCGAACAGGAACGCGCGGACCTCGCGCGGGGCGCCAACGCCGAGCGGCACTCCACCGTCCAGCTCTTGCTCGAAGGTGCCCCGATCGGCCGGGCGCTGGCCGAATCGCGTCTCGGGTATGCGCTGACGGGCAGCCACGTGGCCGCGATCATCTGGAGCGGCTCCACCGACGAGGCCGCGGGTCTCGACGCGGTCGCCGAGGCCGTGATGAGGATATGCGCGGCCCCGCGCCGGTTCACCCTGAACGCGAGCGCGACCGCGCTGTGGGTGTGGGTGCCGGCGGACACGGTCCCGCCTGCCGAGACGGCGGAGGACACCCTGGCGGCCTACCCGGGGATCCATGTCGCGTTCGGACGTTGCGGCCGGGATCTCGACGGATTTCGCCGTAGCCACCTGGACGCCGCCGCCGCTCAGCGATTACTGACGCGGATAGGCTCGGCGCGCCCCGTCGTCCGGTACGAGGACGTGGCGTTGGTGTCGGTGCTCACGGCCGACATGGCGCAAGCCGATCAGTTCGTCACCGACACCCTGGGAGACCTCGCGACCGCCGACCCAGTGCTGCGGCAGACGGTGCTGACCTACGTCCGGGAACGGTTCAACGGCTCCGCCGCCGCGGAGCGAATGTTCACCCACCGCAACACGATCGAGCGACGGCTTGCCCGCGCCGACCAGCTGCTGCCCGTGCCGCTCGCCGACAACGCCGCCAGCGTGGTCGCCGCGCTCATGCTCGTGCAGTTGCGCGACTGA
- a CDS encoding flavin monoamine oxidase family protein: METFDVAVIGAGFAGVTAARDLSLAGHSVVLLEARDRIGGRTFLGDAFGRSVEFGGTYVHWTQAHVWHELERYGLGLATPLELEKIYWLAGGVVHSGTPAEYTAIAGPLTARCLADSREWFPQPSDIAAADTSVIEKQTLADRIDSLNLPTHDRDVLCGAMASLVHSESEQGIAQFLLWASINCGHWDAFKEGAGHWPIVGGTKRLLDAINGESTAELRMSTPVTAIEDDGRGTVLTTRGGETLRARYVVAAVPLNTLGDVIITPALAEPVRTMVEEKHPMKTVKIWARVRGEIEAFAAMAPAGRHPINTARVEYRHDGDTLVVCFCSDASAIDSENREAVQRALRLFVPDIEVVDTACHDWVTDEFSQGAWVHHRPGNLTQSVPRMREPHGRIHFAGGDIAEIGIGGIDGAIETGTRAAREIARALADARR; this comes from the coding sequence ATGGAAACGTTCGACGTTGCAGTAATCGGTGCCGGTTTTGCCGGTGTGACCGCGGCCCGCGATCTCAGCCTCGCGGGCCACTCGGTGGTACTACTCGAGGCGCGCGACAGGATCGGTGGCCGAACCTTCCTCGGTGACGCATTCGGCCGGTCGGTGGAGTTCGGTGGCACGTATGTGCACTGGACTCAGGCGCATGTCTGGCACGAGCTCGAGCGCTACGGCCTCGGCCTGGCCACACCCTTGGAGCTCGAGAAGATCTACTGGCTCGCCGGCGGAGTTGTGCACTCGGGAACCCCAGCCGAATACACCGCCATCGCCGGTCCGCTGACTGCCCGGTGCCTGGCCGATTCGCGGGAGTGGTTTCCGCAGCCGAGTGACATCGCCGCCGCTGATACCAGCGTGATCGAGAAGCAGACGCTGGCGGACCGGATCGACTCGTTGAACCTGCCCACCCACGACCGAGACGTGCTCTGCGGCGCAATGGCGTCACTGGTCCACTCCGAGAGCGAGCAGGGCATTGCGCAGTTCCTGTTGTGGGCCTCGATCAATTGCGGCCACTGGGACGCCTTCAAGGAAGGGGCCGGCCACTGGCCGATCGTCGGCGGGACCAAGCGGCTGCTCGACGCGATCAACGGTGAGTCGACGGCCGAGCTGCGCATGTCCACTCCGGTGACGGCGATCGAAGACGACGGGCGCGGGACCGTGCTGACCACCCGTGGGGGCGAGACCCTTCGCGCCCGGTACGTCGTCGCCGCGGTTCCGCTCAACACACTCGGCGATGTGATCATCACCCCCGCACTCGCCGAGCCGGTCCGCACGATGGTCGAAGAGAAACACCCGATGAAGACCGTGAAGATCTGGGCTCGGGTCCGGGGTGAGATCGAAGCCTTCGCCGCGATGGCCCCCGCCGGAAGGCATCCGATCAACACGGCCAGGGTGGAATACCGCCACGACGGTGACACGCTGGTTGTGTGCTTCTGCTCCGACGCCTCGGCGATCGACAGCGAGAATCGCGAGGCAGTGCAACGCGCGCTCCGGCTGTTCGTTCCCGACATCGAGGTGGTCGATACCGCCTGCCACGACTGGGTGACCGACGAGTTCTCGCAGGGCGCGTGGGTTCATCACCGGCCGGGCAACCTCACGCAGTCGGTGCCGCGGATGCGGGAACCCCACGGCCGCATCCACTTCGCCGGCGGTGACATCGCCGAGATCGGTATCGGTGGTATCGACGGTGCCATCGAGACCGGCACCAGGGCGGCTCGCGAAATCGCCCGAGCGCTGGCCGACGCACGCCGCTGA
- a CDS encoding flavin monoamine oxidase family protein has protein sequence MTKPEAQETYVPGEETTEVVVIGAGMSGLMAATTLLPDADVVVLESTDRTGGRVDSVRQGDYWINVGTQFTEGTGPLFDALQRHNIEMGSLAGKGVGLYLNGGLVDTSNPVELMFGSRMTIMDRIGMAIVGARILAVTPFLQSQSRTARRVRAKLDTKLASYLLEGVRSELATAIVRAWSAQWMGCEVEETAATQFVTSVGLALSDPAKVPNFSLPVGGNQTLTDVLAEDLGSRVRLNSPVQSVRRDGDGVVVDYLDGDRPARLRAKRAVVTAPADIAKRILPDLPQQHWNALNDITYGRYVIVGFFTEETGEQRWDDFIAVSTPQLSFQAMFNHAAAQRRGDDRKPGGAVACFAGGAQADQLFDLSDEEIVARFSEDLLTVFPELAGKLGTSIIRRHRRVVPFWAPGRRNSLPTLHNPLDTVYFAGDYQGDLPTLADAATSGQHAAKAVLASLGRQW, from the coding sequence GTGACAAAACCGGAGGCACAGGAAACCTACGTACCAGGTGAGGAGACCACCGAGGTGGTCGTCATCGGCGCCGGAATGTCGGGGTTGATGGCAGCGACAACGCTGCTACCCGACGCCGACGTTGTGGTGCTCGAGTCCACCGATCGCACAGGTGGACGCGTCGACAGTGTTCGCCAGGGCGACTACTGGATCAACGTCGGCACGCAATTCACCGAGGGCACCGGCCCGCTCTTCGATGCACTCCAGCGGCACAACATCGAGATGGGTTCGCTCGCGGGCAAGGGTGTCGGGCTGTATCTGAACGGCGGATTGGTCGACACCTCCAACCCCGTGGAGCTGATGTTCGGTTCGCGGATGACAATCATGGACCGGATCGGCATGGCCATCGTCGGTGCACGCATCCTCGCTGTCACCCCGTTCCTGCAGTCGCAGAGCCGGACCGCGCGACGGGTTCGCGCCAAGCTCGACACCAAGCTCGCGTCCTACCTGCTCGAGGGAGTGCGATCGGAACTGGCCACCGCGATCGTGCGCGCGTGGTCGGCCCAGTGGATGGGATGCGAGGTCGAGGAAACCGCCGCCACCCAATTCGTCACCTCGGTGGGCCTGGCACTGTCCGACCCGGCCAAGGTCCCGAACTTCTCCCTGCCGGTGGGAGGCAATCAAACCTTGACCGACGTGTTGGCCGAGGATCTCGGTAGCCGGGTTCGGCTGAACTCGCCAGTGCAATCGGTGCGGCGCGACGGTGACGGCGTGGTCGTCGACTACCTCGACGGTGACCGTCCGGCACGCCTGCGCGCCAAGCGCGCGGTCGTGACCGCCCCCGCCGACATCGCCAAGAGGATCCTCCCGGATCTGCCTCAGCAGCACTGGAACGCGCTGAACGACATAACCTACGGCCGGTACGTGATCGTCGGATTCTTCACCGAAGAAACCGGAGAGCAGCGCTGGGACGACTTCATCGCAGTGTCGACCCCGCAGCTGTCGTTCCAGGCGATGTTCAACCATGCCGCGGCACAGCGTCGCGGTGATGACCGCAAACCAGGCGGCGCCGTAGCCTGCTTCGCCGGCGGCGCACAGGCCGACCAACTGTTCGACCTGTCCGACGAAGAGATCGTCGCGCGCTTTTCCGAGGACTTGCTCACGGTGTTCCCTGAGCTCGCAGGAAAATTGGGCACCAGCATCATCCGCCGCCACCGCCGTGTCGTGCCCTTCTGGGCACCCGGGCGCCGGAACTCGCTTCCAACGCTGCATAATCCGCTCGACACGGTCTATTTCGCCGGTGACTACCAAGGCGATTTGCCGACGCTTGCCGACGCCGCCACCTCAGGCCAGCACGCGGCCAAGGCAGTCCTGGCAAGCCTTGGCCGACAGTGGTGA